The sequence below is a genomic window from Humulus lupulus chromosome 3, drHumLupu1.1, whole genome shotgun sequence.
gcgaaaagcaccaaagagtcgaaaatgcgcgtctgcaagaatggacTAGAAAGATGTGTTAATCAcaaaatagacacaccaagaaattagctcaaatgtaaaaaaaaaatgaaatgaagtgaaaaaataaaacaaatgaaactATGACGAAAATGGGGTTGTggaggattgaaccccttacctcttgaaaaaggaagggctctccaaaccaataagccaaagAAGTGAAGTGAAGATTTTAGGCCATgtatgagggcctatttataagaattaaggtgaatagtctacaagagcacctaaaggtcctctcctagactggggggcaagtatggacgctcaatattccgcgcccataaaagaacTAGGACAGGCGCTAAGGTCCCTCGGAGGCCCAAGTGCATACTTGAGCCACGAGGCAATCGAGCCGCCACCTTCTCGCAATGGCCTAGCATGCCTAGGATCATGCCGCGCAAGGTGATCTCGCGCACATAGGCTCACGCCCCATCGCCTATAGGCTTGCGTCCAAGCccgcatggcctcgctggagtgccctcggcgtcgcgcccatggcctcgctggagtgcCCACGGCGTCGCacccatggcctcgctggagtgcCCACGGCGTCGCACCCGTGGCCTCGCTGAAGCGTCTCGGCGTCGCGcccgtggcctcgctggagcctctcggcgtcgcgcccatggccccaaatatggcctcgcatggcctcgcccaagtatggcctcgcatggcctcgcccaagtatggccttgcatggcctcgcccaagtatgGCCTCACGTAGCCTCAGCCAAatatggcctcgcatggcctcgcgtaGCCTCAGCAAAAtatggcctcgcccaagtatgGCCTCGCATGTCCTCGCCCAAGTATGGCCTTGCGTAGCCTCAGCCAAatatggcctcgcatggcctcgcccaagcatggcctcgcatggcctcgcgagaGGAGGGGGGCCTCGTGAGCTGTTAGGGAGCCGAGtcaccaagggggtcgcaaggagggcgtctcCCTACacatccttagacatccgtcaaggccacatgcctatcaaccaGACTCATGAGTGACCTtgggaggcttcaggcatctcgtgccaaggacccaagatctccacctcacgccaggaccataacacacaccaagggtcccattccttacaccttgagacccccatgcttagaggctccagtacgagtcgaatgggacatacttgtacgacctagtactgagtacggataccagtgccagtgggactgctgggataagagttatgacccgtacgtctacggccaagggtcagggtcgacaccacaaccacctgcgccactatgcctgccaccactcgttagacatgggtacggacaagtagtggagacatcctcctgacacctgctcctgtactgatgtacgaccacaacctctgaagccactcccctgacatagtacttatgtaccatttggtctcctggaccaccatgtacctaaggccattagagcctactataaaatgaactggaacaccacctgaaagggggttggaaattttactgtagcaaaggcttgagtgtgaatgaaagactgaattctccattattgttctatcattgttcttgagtgattgtttaagtttctacaacttttccattagtgatcttgacttgataatttttccaactcaacttagttgacgagttctcaccgtcaacaagcgGCGACAAAAAAGTCACccctaataattaatattagcgATGATAATTTCGCTCCTAAAAAATGAAAGTCGCTCCTAAAAATTGTGTCTCCTGGATCAAATTTCGTCACTAACAGTAACAAGTCGCCTCTAATGATCTAATATCAGCAGTGACAATAATGTTATTAGCGGCAACAAAAGTCGAATTAAAGTGTGAAGTAAAGAATTGAATGCATATATAATGATTAAagaaatttttatataaattaaagCAAAAGATTAACTTAttcacataaaaaaaaatcattgtgAAAAGGATAAATTCTTGATCAAATCAACAAGACGAGaattaaataaatatacaaaatGACAAACTTTTTAATTAGTTGCGAATGGGCAATATCATCAATCTGTTATTTCAGATTTACAATATATTTAAAGTTTATATAGTTTTTTAACCACATACTTTACTCGTAAAATcgatgattttttatttttttaatgatgtgaaaaaacaaacagaaaaacaaataaaaaagaaaaaatcaaactGAAATACGACACTAATATATAGAAAGCTAATGCAGAGAACTATGTTGTGAGAGGACATTAATATGCATCATTTACTAGCATATATTTGCCAAAAAAAATATGCATATCAGCGTTACCAGAGAGATGCCATCATATCCATGAATCATCAAACATCCTTATATCGTCCGCGTGCAGTAGAATCAACAACAGATGAGCGTTCTTGGCCTTTATCTCAATATATATTGCATTTAGACGCAAAAAAGAGAGGCCGGCCGTAAAATAATACAGTATCATAACTTCGTGATCATGATCATGatattaatatttgaaaaaaGAAGGAACCGTTGAATAAATGTctggaaatttttttaaaaaataaaggaaacttTAGCAACCTTTTTATTCAGTTTTTTCCTAGGgggaggttttttttttttaaaaaagaatctTTAGTTTATACAGAGGATCCGATCcaagatttgaatttgaaataaacTTATTACATGTGCTCAGATTAAGAACAGATGATCCGTGTTCTGCTAGAAATACCAGCACCACAATTACTTAACACACCAAGATctccatttatttattataacgaAAAATACATTATATTGATGGGaaaaaaacaataacaaaaagtACTACATAGCATGCATATTAATTATACCACGTAGTAGTTCATCTTCATCACAATCCCTGATAATTATGTTTAGAATAATCAAAGTGGCCGAGACACGGCTTTAAGGAACTCCGTGTCGTCTTCAAGCTTGGCCATGTTCTCTTCCTTCAAAAAAACATATGCTTCGATTCCATTCCCCGTTTTAGTGTCCACGAAAGCCGCAAGATTTTCGTAACCCCAAGAGGTTAAGCTGACCCAAGTTGGCTTTCCCCAACCAAAGTCAGCATCATAAATAGGAAACCTACAAAAACTTGTGAAACCAAACGAAACCAACTCTCCACCTTTCTTCAACAACTCTTCTGAATATTCCATAAAGTGTTTTAATTTCACTTCTTCTCCTTCTTGAACCTTTCTCAGATAATCCATGTCCATTGTTTTAAACCCTGCCTTTATCTGCTTCATCGCCTCATAACCGCAGTCATCATCTTTCTCAGTAGAACTCAAGATGGTAGAAGAGAAAATAGCGTAGCTGTACCGATAAAGGTTTCCGAAAGAATGTTGTGGTAGCGGAGGATCTAACTTCGGACGAACATTCACGGTATGAATTATAGCATAAGCTTTCTCAGTTTTGGCATAATGTTCGTCGTTGTCGCAACTAGTCGCCGCCACGAAACGACTCCATATGAAAGCAGACAAAGCCTCCACTCGAGTCGGTCGTCTCTCACCCTCCATCTCCAAGCTTGTTTTTTTCTCGTACTTTGACCTAATCGCCTCTATCGTAGGACCTTCAAACACAAACCTCTTTGATATGACATTGCTGGAGATTACATTATTTGGATCGAACTTGGGGCCGTCCAACGCCGGAAAAAGCTTGGCCGAAACAAAGTTGGGATGCGGTATATGATTGGCTTCTCCACGAGCTATGGCGGCCCAAGTTTTGATGAACGTAGTGCAAGATAATGCATCGGCAATCATATGTGAAATGCACAAGCCAATAGCAATTCCTCCACGTTCGAAGACATTGAGCTGGACACCTAAGGCGAATTCATTGAGTTCGTTCATTCCGAATGGAAGGAAGTTGCAGTGTTCACTCAGGAGGGGATCCTTTATGGCTTGGGAAAGATGGCATGGAGATTTCACTTGGGCTACTGTGTAAGGAACTCCCTCGTCAGTACAGTCAATGAATCGGTCATTCTTGACTCGCCCGGCTAGAGGGTAAAAAAGTGTTAAAACCTCAGATAAAGAGTTCTTAATCTTGTTTGATATTTCGTTGATCACGGACTCATGATCTTGATGATCATCATTGTCATCATCATCTAGTTCATAAAACAAGACAAAAGGATTGTATGCTTGGGGAGATAGATGATCAAGTAAAGATAGCTGATAATGGCGGAAGTGATCAGGGGTTGGGCACGAGGGCTTGATAATCTCATTATTCGATACAACAACCTCAACTGCAACCTTCATATTTCAAAATCTTATTACTGAATATTTCTCTTGGTTGTTTATACTTATGGCTGGTGGTTTTTGCTTGCAATGTGAACTTATTAATTTATAGTATCAGTCGTGGAACTATATATCTATATAAGGCATTTTCAATAATGTGGTGAATATCTTGCCACAAAAAAAAATACTTGGTGAATATTATTCCTGATGGATAATAGTTCTCAATAATTCACTTACATTTATGAacaagtttttttattattaatttccagCAGAAGTATATCAATTAAAACTTTTTGCTTGGGTATAACGAGTAACTGcgataaatatataattttgtcaAGAAAAGAATGCAATAAATAATAACTTTTTATGCTGTTTGATGAATTTATGACCATTAAAGTGTGCTGTTCTGGAGTTTACTAGACATATATAagccattattattattattattattattataggaaATTTATTTGGTAGGTGCAGCCTGCCGGTTGGGCTGTTTTGTCTTCTCCCCCGGTAAACAATTTTTTGTctcaatttatttatttgatgaggtatattgtagttatttagagtattctgtaaatttttaaaaaatttagatTAATTTACAGTAAcaaaaactagtttaaaaacagTTTATtacacgtgtgactaatttttttatgcgtgtggcAAATAGAAtgtttaaacttagtttgtggcagtgtaaattatttggaattttctaaaaatttacaaaatactctaaataactacaatatatacgatcataaaaaaaatcaaacaaaaaattATTCACAGATCAAACATTTAAAAGAATCCTACCAATTTGGCTCTTTTTTGAAGTCCCTACTATAAAATACTCTATTATAGCTGTTTGGTAACCATTAAAAAaacagttatttatttatttaattaaaaatttgacaattaaatataaaatagctTTTCGTagctctatttttattttttatttttttaaattttaaacaaaatttattaaattttgaaaatagaaaattttcactttcaaaatttttttaaacagttttcattttttcattctcttcttcaaattaacacatcacattgttaaacaaaaagtaaaaataaaagttatcaaacacgtttattattttttgtttttaaaaacaaaaaacaaaaatagttaccaaacatatttttattttttaaaaataaaaaaacaaaaataaaataatatttctatttttatgttttaaaaatttaaaaataaaattttaccaaacggatCCTATGTAATTATGCCGACATAATAATTATTACCCACGTGACAAAGGACAGACTTCTTAAAGCGAGCAAACATCGTGGGGTAGTGCATTATTTGGATTGAAATATGAAAGTAATCTAcctatatatttatacaaaagaaaaaactaaaatatttgAACTATATAAATATCTATAAATAACTTTAATTTTGTCACTTGATAACCGACAATTAATTTAaagttaatatttaaattatctatatatctataaataaatttaattttgtgACCTAATAATTAGTAATAAATTTACcattttctccttttctttttgtaGGAATTTTTCTCCTATTAAccatattaataattaaaaaaatatataattacattaaaaaattatcatacaCGTTATAATAattaatgtaatttttttaatttaatatataataatattaagtaatttttattaattataataataaataaatcataaataAATTTATCTTCAAGATGTATTGTTTTGATACTTcgaattcaaaattaaaatatcttaacaattaaaaatatcaacatatatacacatgatattaatttgattaacaacattattaattaaattgaCAAAAATATCTATTTAAAAAATGAATGAGTGcgcaaaatataataattaatgtaatttttttaatttaatataaaataatatataaagtaattttttattaattataataataaatgaatcaTAAATAAATTGACATTTATCTTCAAGATTTATTCCTCTGGACTGTTTTAAGTATTTCAATTGATTTTTGAAAGCGTGTTGCTCCGGCTCTCTCTCTTCCATGGCGAGGAGGCGAAAACAAGGGCTGAAGCTTGCAAATTCTACGGTCTCTGTAGAGCTCCCTTCATCTAATGGTGAGAATACTGACCAAACTCGTCCAGAGCAATCTGTGATTGAAGAATCTGAGGTCTTCAGGTTTACGGAGGAACAAGATGAGGATGTTCGGATCGTGGAAGACGTGAAGAACCACGAACCTGAGATGGTTCATGAAACAGCGAACTGGGCTGCTGAAGTTGAAGAACAGTCCTACCAGGACTCTGCAAAGGAAACTTGGGCTAAGTTTCGAGATTCGATCCCCTCTTACGGTGGAAGGAAATTACACTACTCAGAACCTCTTCAGAAGGATGGACAGATTGTTGCGAAATTGGATTTGGAGGAGATTGAAATAGAAGCTTCCTTCTGGAAGTCTACGATTATATGTGTTGTAATTGGGGCTAATCCTCCTCTGGCAGTGTTTGAGGGTTTTGTGAAAAGGATTTGGGGTAAACTAGGCATTATGAGTATTGCTAGAATGAATGTTGGGTTTACTATGGTGAAATTCAGAGATGAGGCAACAAGAGATCTTGTGTTGGAGTCAGGGGTGGTGCATTTTGATAGGAAACTAGTGGTTCTCCGACCTTGGACCACTGATGTTGAGTCTCTGAAATCCATCAAATCTGTCCCTATCTGGATTAGGTTGCCCGACCTTGGGTTGCAATACTGGGGAGTGAATTGTCTGAGTGCCCTTGTTAGCATAATAGGAAAACCCATTATGATTGACAAGATTACTCAGAATCGTTCTATGATTAAGTTTGCTAGAATCTTAGTTGAGATGGAGATTGTCGATACCCTGCCGAAAttcattagttattttaatgagaaaGGGCAAATCGCTGAACAAATGATTGAGTATGAATGGCTCCCAACAAAGTGCTCAAATTGTAAGAAAGTGGGTCACTTTGTGTCGTCTTGCAAATTTGTTTCTCAACCCGTTTGGCGGAAGAAAGAGGGGAAGCAAGTGGAAGGAAATAGTGAAGGTGCGAATAAGGACCAAGTTGAGGTTGAGATGCCAGCTAGCCAACTAGAGGATGCATCTGATACTGTTCAGATTGGTATTTCACCTGGAGCTGGGGTTCCTTCCAGCTCATCTCAGCCAGTTGAAGCCCAGGTTGCATCTAATCCAATAGGTGATAACTGGATTTCCCCGAAAACATCTAGAATTAAGAAGCACGGTGTTCAAGTCCAGGTTAAACAAACCAAAAACAAATTTAGTGTTCTTCAGGAGGGTCAGAAACCAGCTAATTTAGTTCCAACTCAGTCTAATTCTCATGGATTACACCAATATTCtgagttggaatgttagaggAATGAATAAAGTGAATAAACAGAAGCTTATTCTGGATGTGTGTAGGTTGAATAAAGTTGGGCTTGGTGCTTTTCTTGAAACAAAAATCAGGGGAATTAAATTGACGGAGGTTATGAACGCTATGTTTTATGGGTGGGAGTACTACAGTAGTAATCTTGTGGAAGGTAGAATCTTGGTGATTTGGAATGCCAATGTGGTGCAGCTGCAAGTTTTACAGGAAAGTGATCAACTTTTACACTGTCAAGTTCGGATACATAATCAAAAGGTTTTCTGTATTACTTTTGTTTATGGTTCAAATAATTTGGAAATGAGGAGATTCTTATGGATGGATTTGGAGCACTTATCTAAGCCTAGTAATGCTTGGATGGTTCTTGGTGATTTCAATGCAACTTTTAGTCCGAATGATAGAATGGGGGGTCGTCCGATCACTGTCAAAGAAATGGAAGATGCTAGACATTGGCTTAATCTTGGATTGGTGGAAGAAATGAAGACTATGGGGCCGTTTTACACCTGGTCCAATAACCAAGAAGGTGGGGATCGTATCTTTTCCAAGTTGGATAGGGTGTTCGCTAATGAGGCTTGGATGGATGAGCATCCCTTAGCTTCTGCAGGGGTTCAGTGGGAGGTTGGGTCAGATCATTCCATGATAGTGATTAAGGAGCTGCCTGAAATTAAGGTCGGGATGCGTCCCTTTCATTTTTACAACATGTGGATTGTGCATCCTCAGTTTAGAGAAGTTGTCCTTAAAAACTGGAATCAACCTCTTAGTTTTCCTGGAAGGGGATTAGACCAAATTAGTTGGAAGTTACTTCGGCTTAAGCATACGTTGAAGAGCTTTAACTGGAAGATTATGGGGAACGTGGTGAGTAACTATGAGAGAAGCAAGCTTGCTTATCAACAAGCTCATTCTATCTGCCTTGCTGATCCTTCCAACAGAGAGGTTAGTAATAATGATAGAATGGCTTATCTGGAGTTTAAGAGACATGAGAAGTCATATGCTAGCTACATTTCCCAAAAGAGTAAAATTGATTGGTTAAGGTTTGGGGATTccaattcttcttttttttcattccagtctgaagaaaagaaaattagCTAATAGAGTGGTTTCCTATGTTTCGGCTGATGGGAAGATAGTAGATGATTATGATAAGGTTTCGACTCACTTTCTGAATCACTTCAGAAATTTTTTGGGATCAGCCAGTGCAGCTTCAGGCAATATAGATTTTCAAGCTATTGGGCAGGGTTCTGTTTTGAGCAGTGAGGACCAGTTGGGTTTGATTAAACCTTTTACTGTCAAGGAGGTGAAATTAGCTATGTTTAGCATCCATTCTTTGAAAAGTCCTGGTCCAGATGGGTTTGGGGCTGGATTTTTTAAAGCTTTATGGAAGGATATTGGGAAGGATATTACATGGGCTGTTATGGATTTCTTTGACTCTACTAGAATCCCTCTCTCGCTGAATAGCACTTTGCTTACACTTATTTCGAAAGTTGATCACCCTACTAATGCTTCTGAGTTTAGGCCTATCGCTTGCTGCAACACCTTATATAAATGCATTTCCAAAATGCTATGCAATAGACTTAACCTTGTTCTTCCTGCTTTGATTAGCCAAAATCAAGGGGCGTTCATTAAGAATAGGTTCCTTGCCCATAACGTTCTTATTCTCCAAGATTTGTTAAAAGGTTATAATAGGAGAAATGTTTCTCCTCGTTGCATTATGAAGATAGATATAAGCAAGGCTTATGATTCAATAGATTGGAATTTTTTGGAGAATCTTCTTAATGGTTTGTGCTTTCCTAAGAGATTTATTAAATGGATTATGGTTTGTCTCAGAGGCTCTTCTTATGCTTTGGTGTTGAATGGTAGCATTCAAGGGAGGTTCTAAGGTGCTAGAGGGCTTAAACAAGGAGACCCAATCTCTCCTCTCTTGTTTGTAATAGTGATGGATTATTTAACTAGATTGCTATTAAAGACTTCTAGGGAGAAAGATTTCAAGTTTCATCCCTTATGTAAGTCTTTAAACTTGGTTAGTCTTTGCTTCGCTGATGATCTCTTATTGTTTTGCAAAGCTAACAAGTCTTCGGTCAGGCTAATTCAGCTGGGTTTTTCAGTGTTTACTAACCCTTCGGGTTTGTCTATTAATAATTCCAAGTCCAGAATTTATTTAGGGGGTCTGGTTGCAGGGGAGAAGGACAGTTTGCTGCAAGATTGTTGTCTCCAAGAAGGGCAGTTTCCCTTGAGGTATTTGGGTACTCCCTTGAGACCTACTAAATGGAGGGCTTGTGACTGTGTTATCCTGATTGATAAGATGAGAGCTCGTTTGAAAGGGTGGTCTAGTTGCCACTTATCTTATGCAGGCCGGGTTCAGTTGATAAACtcagttttgtggggcattcatTCTCATTGGAT
It includes:
- the LOC133822301 gene encoding stemmadenine O-acetyltransferase-like, translated to MKVAVEVVVSNNEIIKPSCPTPDHFRHYQLSLLDHLSPQAYNPFVLFYELDDDDNDDHQDHESVINEISNKIKNSLSEVLTLFYPLAGRVKNDRFIDCTDEGVPYTVAQVKSPCHLSQAIKDPLLSEHCNFLPFGMNELNEFALGVQLNVFERGGIAIGLCISHMIADALSCTTFIKTWAAIARGEANHIPHPNFVSAKLFPALDGPKFDPNNVISSNVISKRFVFEGPTIEAIRSKYEKKTSLEMEGERRPTRVEALSAFIWSRFVAATSCDNDEHYAKTEKAYAIIHTVNVRPKLDPPLPQHSFGNLYRYSYAIFSSTILSSTEKDDDCGYEAMKQIKAGFKTMDMDYLRKVQEGEEVKLKHFMEYSEELLKKGGELVSFGFTSFCRFPIYDADFGWGKPTWVSLTSWGYENLAAFVDTKTGNGIEAYVFLKEENMAKLEDDTEFLKAVSRPL